The Nitrospira sp. genome window below encodes:
- a CDS encoding bacterioferritin, whose protein sequence is MKAKEGILDRLAEILTAELTAVHQYLLHAELCRHWGYERLADQFQHLYTEEVTHSGQLVRHILYLGGRADVSKLDKVKDGASVKDLFETNLAFEKEDVEMLRKAIAHAAKVGDFTTRHKLEEMVVDSEEHVDYFERQLATIGQTGLPAYLAEQMKS, encoded by the coding sequence ATGAAAGCCAAAGAAGGAATCCTTGATCGGCTCGCTGAGATCCTGACAGCCGAATTGACGGCCGTGCACCAATATCTGCTGCACGCGGAGTTGTGCCGCCATTGGGGCTATGAGCGGCTGGCCGATCAATTTCAGCATTTATATACGGAAGAGGTGACCCATTCAGGCCAGTTGGTCCGGCATATTCTCTACCTGGGCGGACGGGCCGATGTGAGCAAGCTGGACAAGGTGAAAGACGGGGCGTCGGTTAAAGACTTGTTCGAGACGAATCTTGCCTTTGAAAAAGAGGATGTGGAGATGCTGCGGAAGGCGATCGCCCATGCGGCCAAGGTCGGGGACTTCACCACGCGCCACAAGCTGGAAGAGATGGTCGTGGATTCGGAGGAACATGTCGACTATTTCGAGCGCCAGCTCGCCACCATTGGCCAGACCGGCCTTCCCGCCTATCTCGCCGAGCAGATGAAGTCATAA
- the bfr gene encoding bacterioferritin, with product MKAKEGVIDLLNKVLTADLTAINQYFVHAKMCANWGYERLHHKVRERSIDEMKDADVLIGHILYLEGVPNVQRMNAVQVGETVPEQLKLDLKAEQEMLALLSDGVVHCAKVADFTTRHMFEDMAKDVDAHIDWIETQMETIKQVGLENYLAEQIKKDS from the coding sequence ATGAAAGCGAAAGAGGGTGTAATCGACCTTTTGAACAAGGTGTTGACGGCCGATCTCACGGCCATCAATCAGTATTTTGTGCATGCCAAGATGTGCGCAAACTGGGGGTATGAACGGCTGCACCATAAAGTGCGTGAGCGCAGCATCGACGAGATGAAGGACGCCGATGTATTGATTGGCCACATTCTCTATCTTGAGGGGGTGCCCAACGTGCAGCGCATGAACGCGGTGCAGGTCGGTGAAACGGTGCCCGAGCAGCTCAAACTCGATCTGAAGGCGGAGCAGGAGATGCTGGCGCTGTTGAGTGACGGGGTCGTCCATTGCGCCAAAGTGGCGGACTTCACGACGCGGCACATGTTCGAGGACATGGCGAAGGATGTCGATGCGCATATCGACTGGATCGAAACGCAGATGGAAACGATCAAGCAGGTCGGCCTCGAGAACTATCTCGCCGAGCAGATCAAAAAAGACAGCTAG